In the genome of Streptomyces racemochromogenes, one region contains:
- a CDS encoding amino acid adenylation domain-containing protein: MTAPTAPTQDELRAELLRRRLAGRAGRAAGGPARTGIPRADRGAPLALSAGQRQLWFLHQLDPDSPEYLLPLAHRLRGPLDENALRRSFDALAARHEILRTRYLLDGTEPRQCVDAAGPVDYAVTEVSGVADADRDAAAAAFARARATEVFDLATQAPLRVRLLRLAADDHVLVVVMHHIACDALTRPLLLADLAACYRAAVTTTGPLDGVLPEPPVQYADYAAWMNARQSGPAAEAALDWWRGQLAGTEPLGLPTDRPRPSVRGWAGAVTEFDVPAATAARLRTLAEQEGATLFMVLLSAYQALLGRYTGKRDVSVGTAVSGRTRPELQQMAGYAYNSLVLRGRWQGDPAFRELLAGNRTAVLDAFDHQDTPFDRIADELEPERDLSTTPLFQVMFDLASGQGSDSPDLPGLTAGPVAASGKIARFDLTMHLAERPDGSLHGALEYATDLFEAATAERITGHYAALLAAVAENPGAPLSTLEFIGGAERALLLDGPAEPVGAPVDAAALRPVFETIAERMAATPGAVAVRHAGGELTYAELDASADSFARRLVGLGVRPDDTVGVLLDRGPDLVAALLGIWRAAAAYVPIDPGYPDERIAYMLGDTGTRLVVTQSRHACRFENGAVSLVVVDDPAERTALATAEAELPAAHDLDQLAYVIYTSGSTGKPKGVLIGHRGLANYLTWTAGAYASAGTGGAPLFSSVAFDLGVPDLYAPLMTGQSVHLLPQDFDTADLGALLADGGPYAFIKLTPGHLDLLSQQLEPAQVRDLAGLVIAAGDSFTHRLAERWAAAAGPDGTRLAAEYGPTEITVGNSAHFLAADGAPRGPVTTELVSIGRAIPHTTMYVLDERLRPLPLGVPGEVWIGGTGLARGYAGRPDLTAERFLPDPYGAPGARIYRTGDLARVLPDGSLDFVARIDHQVKLRGYRIELGEIETALTALPAVGEAVALVREDTPGDKQLVAYLVPAPGADEGALAPAALKDTLAEALPAYMIPSAYLRLDALPLTANGKLDRRALPAPGREATAVGEHVEARDAAEASIAAVWAQVLGLEKVGVHDNYFDLGGDSIRAVSLVGALREAGWETSVRDVFEHRTVARLRAALGDQTGDGSAERADGPVAPFALISEEDRLTLPADVTDAYPVSRIQAGMLVEMHGRSGENRYHNITSFRIRDALPFDPEVFRRAADLIVERHEVMRTSFAMAGYSEPLQLVHAVGTVSMPCVFEDLRHLPREERESTLWSFADRDREELFDLTAAPLMRMAVHLVDDESWWLSITECHPVIEGWSYHSQLMELLRAYNAIRTGGEPEPAPPVPAVRYADFIAGELRSLADAGDRDYWRELVDSHDKFTIPTGWGGDPHGIDERYRIDIDLAEVEPGLRALASAAQVPYKSVLHAAHGKVLSMLTRAGAFRGGMVADARPEEAGAERVSGMYLNSVPFPYRTGAATWGELAQEVFAREVSLWPHRRYPMPAMRVPGGESHLIDVLFHYLDFHQVDVELIDIMASRDDSPNEFPLVVGTPVRGHMSIASRTRTLAKANAERLAGLYRAVLAEMARTGADGDATGAFPTPYERARLAAPPLPHPETPVDVLTGFEARAARTPWATALTGAGAPGTSYAELDERANRIARRLRALGAGPETRVAVLLDRGPELVAALLGVWKAGAAQLPVDPCTPDARIAGLGFELALTQASYAPRFAGILPEGRVLATEDVSHEGDGGPLGLALDPDRLAYVLHTSGSTGTPKGVEVTHRALAHYLDWAVRAYAEAGTGGAPWFTSVGFDLGLPALYAPLLTGQRVHLLPQDWQPGEFGPLLLAGAPYSFAGLTPGHLQLLEAQLTDSELGGLAGITVCAGDAYPTAQAERVSARIAAAGGRMLLGSEYGPTEATVAATFGYVRPNTGRTLVPLGSSLPGVLLRILDERLRPVPDGIAGEVWLGGEGLARGYAGQPALTAESFLPDPYGLPGTRIYRTGDLARLLPGGILEFTGRADEQVKIRGHRVEPGEAEAALTADPAVREALVTPVDAADGGKRLAAWVVPADGAPVEVAALRDRLRTVLPAAVIPATVTVVARLPLTANGKRDKAALASRQATATPLPYTAPRTDLEKVLAEVWREVLGLEQVGVHDDFRDLGGDSLLVAPLLVTARRHGLALDLATALRNHTVAQTATALEAAAREDGADHPRKG, from the coding sequence GTGACCGCACCCACCGCACCCACGCAGGACGAGCTGCGCGCGGAGCTGCTGCGCAGACGGCTCGCCGGCCGCGCGGGCCGCGCCGCGGGCGGCCCGGCCCGTACCGGGATCCCGCGCGCCGACCGGGGGGCGCCGCTGGCGCTCTCCGCGGGCCAGCGCCAGCTGTGGTTCCTGCACCAGCTCGACCCGGACAGCCCCGAGTACCTCCTGCCGCTCGCCCACCGGCTGCGCGGCCCCCTCGACGAGAACGCCCTGCGCCGCTCCTTCGACGCGCTGGCCGCCCGCCACGAGATCCTGCGCACCCGCTACCTCCTCGACGGCACCGAGCCCCGCCAGTGCGTCGACGCGGCCGGCCCCGTCGACTACGCCGTCACCGAGGTCAGCGGCGTCGCCGACGCCGACCGGGACGCCGCCGCGGCCGCCTTCGCCCGGGCCCGCGCCACCGAGGTGTTCGACCTGGCCACCCAGGCCCCGCTGCGGGTGCGGCTGCTGCGCCTGGCCGCCGACGACCACGTCCTGGTCGTGGTCATGCACCACATCGCCTGCGACGCGCTGACCCGGCCGCTACTCCTCGCCGACCTGGCCGCCTGCTACCGGGCCGCCGTGACCACCACCGGCCCGCTGGACGGCGTACTGCCCGAACCGCCCGTCCAGTACGCCGACTACGCGGCCTGGATGAACGCCCGCCAGAGCGGCCCCGCCGCCGAGGCCGCCCTCGACTGGTGGCGCGGACAGCTCGCCGGCACCGAACCGCTCGGACTGCCCACCGACCGGCCCCGGCCCTCCGTGCGCGGCTGGGCCGGCGCCGTCACCGAGTTCGACGTGCCGGCCGCCACCGCCGCCCGGCTGCGCACCCTCGCCGAACAGGAGGGCGCCACCCTCTTCATGGTCCTGCTCAGCGCCTACCAGGCACTGCTGGGCCGCTACACCGGCAAGCGGGACGTCAGCGTCGGCACGGCCGTCTCCGGCCGCACCCGCCCCGAACTCCAGCAGATGGCCGGCTACGCCTACAACAGCCTGGTGCTGCGCGGCCGCTGGCAGGGCGACCCCGCCTTCCGCGAGCTGCTCGCCGGCAACCGCACCGCCGTCCTGGACGCCTTCGACCACCAGGACACCCCCTTCGACAGGATCGCCGACGAGCTGGAGCCCGAACGCGACCTGTCCACCACCCCCCTCTTCCAGGTGATGTTCGACCTGGCCTCCGGGCAGGGCTCCGACAGCCCCGACCTGCCCGGCCTCACGGCCGGCCCGGTCGCCGCCAGCGGCAAGATCGCCCGCTTCGACCTCACCATGCACCTCGCCGAACGCCCCGACGGCTCCCTGCACGGCGCCCTGGAGTACGCCACCGACCTGTTCGAGGCCGCCACCGCCGAGCGGATCACCGGCCACTACGCCGCCCTGCTCGCCGCCGTCGCCGAAAACCCCGGCGCGCCCCTGTCCACCCTGGAGTTCATCGGCGGCGCCGAGCGCGCCCTGCTCCTCGACGGCCCCGCCGAGCCCGTCGGCGCCCCCGTGGACGCCGCCGCCCTGCGGCCCGTCTTCGAGACCATCGCCGAGCGGATGGCCGCCACCCCCGGCGCGGTCGCCGTCCGGCACGCCGGCGGCGAGCTCACGTACGCCGAACTCGACGCCAGCGCCGACTCCTTCGCCCGCCGCCTGGTCGGGCTCGGCGTACGCCCCGACGACACCGTGGGCGTGCTCCTGGACCGGGGCCCCGACCTGGTCGCCGCCCTGCTGGGCATCTGGCGGGCCGCCGCCGCGTACGTGCCGATCGACCCGGGCTACCCGGACGAGCGGATCGCCTACATGCTCGGCGACACCGGCACCCGCCTCGTCGTCACCCAGTCCCGGCACGCCTGCCGCTTCGAGAACGGGGCCGTGTCCCTCGTCGTCGTCGACGACCCGGCCGAGCGCACCGCCCTCGCCACCGCCGAGGCCGAACTGCCCGCCGCCCACGACCTCGACCAGCTCGCCTACGTCATCTACACCTCCGGCTCCACCGGCAAGCCCAAGGGCGTCCTCATCGGCCACCGGGGCCTGGCCAACTACCTCACCTGGACCGCCGGCGCCTACGCCTCGGCCGGCACCGGCGGCGCCCCCCTGTTCTCCTCCGTCGCCTTCGACCTGGGCGTCCCCGACCTGTACGCCCCGCTGATGACCGGGCAGAGCGTCCACCTGCTGCCCCAGGACTTCGACACCGCCGACCTGGGCGCGCTGCTCGCGGACGGGGGACCGTACGCCTTCATCAAGCTCACCCCCGGCCACCTCGACCTGCTCTCCCAGCAGCTGGAGCCCGCGCAGGTCCGCGACCTGGCCGGACTGGTCATCGCCGCCGGCGACTCCTTCACCCACCGCCTCGCCGAACGCTGGGCGGCTGCCGCGGGCCCCGACGGCACCCGCCTCGCCGCCGAGTACGGCCCCACCGAGATCACCGTCGGCAACTCGGCGCACTTCCTCGCCGCCGACGGCGCCCCCCGCGGCCCCGTCACCACCGAGCTCGTCTCCATCGGCCGGGCCATCCCCCACACCACCATGTACGTCCTCGACGAGCGGCTGCGGCCACTGCCGCTGGGCGTCCCCGGCGAGGTGTGGATCGGCGGCACCGGCCTGGCCCGCGGCTACGCCGGCCGCCCCGACCTCACCGCGGAACGCTTCCTGCCCGACCCGTACGGCGCACCCGGCGCCCGCATCTACCGCACCGGCGACCTCGCCCGGGTCCTGCCCGACGGCAGCCTCGACTTCGTCGCCCGCATCGACCACCAGGTCAAACTCCGCGGCTACCGCATCGAACTCGGCGAGATCGAGACCGCCCTCACCGCGCTGCCTGCCGTCGGGGAGGCCGTCGCCCTCGTCCGCGAGGACACCCCCGGCGACAAGCAGCTGGTCGCCTACCTCGTCCCCGCCCCCGGCGCCGACGAGGGCGCACTGGCCCCCGCCGCCCTCAAGGACACGCTGGCCGAGGCCCTGCCCGCCTACATGATCCCCTCCGCCTACCTGCGCCTGGACGCCCTCCCGCTCACCGCCAACGGCAAGCTCGACCGGCGCGCCCTGCCCGCCCCCGGCCGCGAGGCCACCGCCGTCGGCGAGCACGTCGAGGCCCGCGACGCCGCCGAGGCCTCCATCGCCGCCGTCTGGGCCCAGGTCCTCGGCCTGGAGAAGGTCGGCGTCCACGACAACTACTTCGACCTCGGCGGCGACTCCATCCGCGCCGTCTCCCTCGTCGGCGCCCTGCGCGAGGCCGGCTGGGAGACCAGCGTCCGCGACGTCTTCGAACACCGCACCGTCGCCAGGCTCCGCGCCGCCCTCGGCGACCAGACCGGCGACGGCTCCGCCGAACGCGCCGACGGCCCCGTCGCCCCCTTCGCCCTGATCTCCGAGGAGGACCGGCTCACCCTGCCCGCCGACGTCACCGACGCCTACCCGGTCTCCCGGATCCAGGCCGGAATGCTCGTCGAGATGCACGGCCGCAGCGGCGAGAACCGCTACCACAACATCACCTCCTTCCGGATCCGCGACGCCCTCCCCTTCGACCCCGAGGTCTTCCGGCGCGCCGCCGACCTGATCGTCGAACGCCACGAGGTGATGCGGACCTCCTTCGCCATGGCCGGCTACAGCGAGCCCCTCCAGCTCGTCCACGCCGTCGGCACCGTCTCCATGCCGTGCGTCTTCGAGGACCTGCGCCACCTGCCCCGCGAGGAACGCGAGTCCACCCTGTGGTCCTTCGCCGACCGCGACCGCGAGGAGCTGTTCGACCTCACCGCCGCCCCCCTCATGCGGATGGCCGTCCACCTCGTCGACGACGAGAGCTGGTGGCTGTCCATCACCGAGTGCCACCCCGTCATCGAGGGCTGGAGCTACCACTCCCAGCTGATGGAGCTGCTCCGCGCCTACAACGCCATCCGCACCGGCGGCGAGCCCGAACCGGCCCCGCCCGTCCCGGCCGTGCGCTACGCCGACTTCATCGCCGGCGAGCTGCGCTCCCTGGCCGACGCCGGGGACCGCGACTACTGGCGCGAACTCGTCGACTCCCACGACAAGTTCACCATCCCCACCGGCTGGGGCGGCGACCCGCACGGCATCGACGAGCGCTACCGCATCGACATCGACCTCGCCGAGGTCGAGCCGGGCCTGCGCGCGCTCGCCTCCGCCGCGCAGGTCCCGTACAAGAGCGTCCTGCACGCCGCGCACGGCAAGGTCCTGTCGATGCTGACCCGGGCCGGGGCCTTCCGCGGCGGCATGGTCGCCGACGCCCGCCCCGAGGAGGCCGGCGCCGAGCGGGTCTCCGGCATGTACCTCAACTCCGTGCCCTTCCCCTACCGCACGGGCGCCGCTACCTGGGGCGAGCTGGCCCAGGAGGTGTTCGCCCGCGAGGTCTCGCTGTGGCCGCACCGCCGCTACCCGATGCCCGCCATGCGCGTGCCCGGCGGCGAGAGCCACCTGATCGACGTGCTCTTCCACTACCTGGACTTCCACCAGGTCGACGTCGAACTCATCGACATCATGGCCAGCCGCGACGACAGCCCCAACGAGTTCCCGCTCGTCGTCGGCACCCCGGTGCGCGGCCACATGTCGATCGCCTCCCGTACGAGGACCCTCGCCAAGGCCAACGCCGAACGCCTCGCCGGGCTCTACCGGGCCGTGCTCGCCGAGATGGCCCGCACCGGGGCCGACGGGGACGCCACCGGCGCCTTCCCCACCCCGTACGAGAGGGCCCGCCTGGCCGCGCCGCCGCTGCCGCACCCCGAGACCCCGGTGGACGTCCTCACCGGCTTCGAGGCACGGGCCGCCCGCACCCCGTGGGCCACCGCCCTCACCGGTGCCGGCGCCCCCGGCACCTCCTACGCCGAGCTCGACGAGCGGGCCAACCGCATCGCCCGCCGGCTGCGCGCCCTCGGCGCCGGCCCCGAGACCCGGGTCGCCGTCCTGCTGGACCGCGGGCCCGAACTGGTGGCCGCCCTGCTCGGCGTGTGGAAGGCCGGCGCGGCGCAGCTCCCGGTCGACCCCTGCACCCCGGACGCCCGGATCGCCGGGCTCGGCTTCGAACTGGCCCTCACGCAGGCCTCGTACGCCCCGCGCTTCGCCGGGATCCTGCCCGAGGGGCGGGTGCTCGCCACCGAGGACGTCTCCCACGAGGGCGACGGCGGCCCGCTCGGCCTGGCCCTCGACCCGGACCGGCTGGCGTACGTCCTGCACACCTCCGGCTCCACCGGCACCCCCAAGGGCGTCGAGGTCACCCACCGGGCCCTCGCCCACTACCTCGACTGGGCCGTACGGGCCTACGCGGAGGCCGGCACCGGCGGCGCCCCCTGGTTCACCTCCGTCGGCTTCGACCTGGGCCTGCCCGCCCTGTACGCGCCGCTGCTCACCGGGCAGCGGGTGCACCTGCTGCCGCAGGACTGGCAGCCGGGCGAGTTCGGCCCGCTGCTGCTGGCCGGCGCCCCGTACTCCTTCGCCGGCCTGACCCCCGGCCACCTCCAGCTGCTGGAGGCGCAGCTCACCGACAGCGAGCTCGGCGGCCTCGCCGGGATCACCGTCTGCGCCGGCGACGCCTACCCGACCGCGCAGGCCGAGCGGGTCTCCGCCCGGATCGCCGCGGCCGGCGGGCGGATGCTGCTCGGCTCCGAGTACGGGCCCACCGAGGCCACCGTCGCCGCCACCTTCGGGTACGTCCGCCCCAACACGGGCCGCACCCTCGTCCCGCTCGGCTCCAGCCTGCCCGGCGTGCTGCTGAGGATCCTCGACGAGCGGCTGCGGCCGGTGCCCGACGGCATCGCCGGCGAGGTCTGGCTCGGCGGCGAGGGACTGGCCCGGGGGTACGCGGGACAGCCCGCACTCACCGCCGAATCGTTCCTCCCGGACCCGTACGGACTCCCCGGCACCCGCATCTACCGCACCGGCGACCTCGCCCGCCTCCTGCCCGGCGGCATCCTGGAGTTCACCGGCCGCGCCGACGAGCAGGTCAAGATCCGCGGCCACCGCGTCGAACCCGGCGAGGCCGAGGCCGCCCTGACCGCCGACCCGGCCGTCCGCGAGGCGCTCGTCACCCCCGTGGACGCCGCCGACGGCGGCAAGCGGCTCGCCGCCTGGGTGGTCCCCGCCGACGGGGCGCCCGTCGAGGTGGCCGCCCTGCGCGACCGGCTGCGCACCGTCCTGCCCGCCGCCGTCATCCCGGCCACCGTCACCGTCGTCGCCCGGCTCCCGCTGACCGCGAACGGCAAGCGCGACAAGGCCGCCCTGGCCTCCCGCCAGGCCACCGCGACCCCCCTGCCGTACACCGCCCCCCGCACCGACCTGGAGAAGGTGCTCGCCGAGGTCTGGCGCGAGGTACTCGGCCTCGAACAGGTCGGCGTCCACGACGACTTCCGCGACCTCGGCGGGGACTCCCTGCTGGTCGCACCCCTGCTCGTCACCGCCCGCAGGCACGGACTGGCCCTCGACCTGGCCACCGCGCTCCGCAACCACACGGTCGCCCAGACGGCCACCGCGCTCGAAGCCGCCGCCCGCGAGGACGGCGCAGACCACCCCCGGAAGGGCTGA